In one Tripterygium wilfordii isolate XIE 37 chromosome 22, ASM1340144v1, whole genome shotgun sequence genomic region, the following are encoded:
- the LOC119991763 gene encoding uncharacterized protein LOC119991763 encodes MFHCKFVLSLLVSLAVLQSISAVDYVVTNKAGSSGGSVRFKHEIGIPYSKQTLESATKFIWKIFQQNSVAERKNVQKVTLIIENMDGVAYAVNNEIHVNANYLGNYTGDLKREFTGVLYHEMTHIWQWDGNGQTPGGLIEGIADYVRLKAKYIPSHWVKPGQGDKWDKGYDVTARFLDYCNSLKSGFVAELNKKMRSGYKATYVVNLLGKTVDQLWSDYKAKYSQ; translated from the coding sequence ATGTTTCACTGCAAGTTCGTCTTGTCCTTGCTGGTATCCCTAGCAGTCTTGCAATCCATTTCTGCAGTTGATTATGTTGTCACCAACAAAGCTGGATCGTCAGGAGGCAGCGTGCGGTTCAAGCACGAAATTGGCATCCCCTACAGCAAGCAGACACTAGAGTCAGCCACAAAGTTCATATGGAAGATATTCCAACAAAATAGTGTGGCCGAGAGGAAAAACGTGCAGAAGGTGACCTTAATAATCGAAAACATGGACGGTGTCGCGTACGCTGTAAACAACGAAATCCATGTCAATGCGAATTACCTTGGAAACTATACTGGTGATTTGAAGAGGGAGTTCACTGGGGTGCTTTATCATGAAATGACACACATTTGGCAATGGGATGGTAATGGACAGACCCCAGGAGGCCTAATTGAAGGGATTGCAGATTATGTGAGGCTCAAGGCTAAGTATATTCCTAGTCACTGGGTTAAACCAGGGCAGGGTGATAAGTGGGATAAGGGTTATGACGTTACAGCCAGGTTTTTGGACTATTGTAATAGTCTTAAAAGTGGGTTTGTGGCAGAGCTTAATAAGAAGATGAGGAGTGGTTATAAGGCTACCTATGTTGTTAACCTGCTTGGGAAGACTGTTGATCAGCTTTGGAGTGACTACAAGGCCAAGTATAGCCAGTAG